In Elusimicrobiota bacterium, a single genomic region encodes these proteins:
- a CDS encoding biotin/lipoyl-binding protein, which yields MEHRFFRAGESLRQTYTVRKEGQRFLVRLEGQPEVEVSTVSLGGNRFLLRLPGRQLVVDWARRDKEVFLQIDGESFHLREEDAAHSVADGDHGEADEPVMNSPLPGRVVKVLVKPGDEVKKGQPVVIIDSMKIEFEFKAPRPGTVEQVLAVEGKQIEVGQCLIAFKK from the coding sequence ATGGAGCACCGATTCTTCCGCGCCGGCGAGTCCCTGCGCCAGACCTACACGGTGCGCAAGGAAGGGCAGCGCTTCCTGGTGCGCCTGGAAGGCCAGCCAGAGGTGGAGGTCTCCACCGTCTCTTTGGGCGGCAACCGCTTCCTCCTGCGCCTGCCCGGCCGCCAGCTGGTGGTGGATTGGGCGCGCCGGGACAAGGAAGTCTTCCTGCAGATCGACGGCGAGAGCTTCCATCTACGGGAGGAGGACGCGGCCCATTCCGTGGCCGACGGGGACCACGGCGAGGCCGACGAGCCCGTCATGAACTCGCCCTTGCCCGGCCGCGTGGTCAAGGTCCTGGTCAAGCCGGGCGACGAGGTCAAGAAGGGCCAGCCCGTGGTCATCATCGATTCCATGAAGATCGAGTTCGAGTTCAAGGCCCCGCGCCCCGGCACCGTTGAGCAAGTCCTGGCCGTGGAGGGCAAGCAGATCGAGGTGGGGCAGTGCCTCATCGCTTTTAAGAAGTAG
- a CDS encoding ATP-grasp domain-containing protein codes for MSGIKPIRKVLVANRGEIAVRIMRTLREMGIASVAVYSEADAEAPHVAMADEAFFIGPAASAQSYLCMDRILEAAAKTGADAIHPGYGFLSENPDFSAAVFKAGLVFIGPSAAAIRQLGNKLNSRTLALKHGVPVIPAVTENGDREAFRLAVRKMGYPVLIKAAAGGGGKGMRVVRKDEDFEPFLEMAKRESQKAFASAEVFVEKYLARPRHIEFQILADHHGSVVHLNERECSIQRRHQKIVEETPSPLMTPELRDKMGRTAERLAAVVGYVNAGTVEFIVDEGGDYFLLEMNTRLQVEHPVTELVLGLDLVAEQIRIAEGRPLRWKRAPEARGHALECRLYAEDPANGFLPSPGRIAWLREPAGPGVRNDCGVRSGSEVSSFYDPMISKLIVWGEDRPAAIARMRRALRDYAILGLTTNRDYLLDIIEQEAFAKGELHTGFVEQHLHAWQPRQTSLDAALIAAAVLPGARANAGSAEGTAAPRHDPWLTAGDWGR; via the coding sequence GTGTCTGGAATTAAGCCCATCCGCAAGGTCCTGGTAGCCAACCGAGGCGAGATCGCGGTGCGCATCATGCGCACCTTGCGGGAGATGGGCATCGCGTCCGTCGCCGTCTATTCCGAGGCCGACGCCGAGGCTCCGCACGTGGCCATGGCCGACGAGGCCTTCTTCATCGGCCCCGCGGCCTCGGCTCAGAGCTATCTGTGCATGGACCGCATCCTGGAGGCGGCGGCCAAGACCGGGGCCGACGCCATCCACCCCGGCTACGGCTTCCTCTCCGAGAACCCGGATTTCTCCGCGGCGGTGTTCAAGGCCGGCCTGGTCTTCATCGGCCCCTCGGCCGCGGCCATACGGCAATTGGGCAACAAGCTCAATTCCCGGACCTTGGCGCTCAAGCATGGCGTGCCGGTCATCCCGGCCGTGACCGAGAACGGCGATCGGGAAGCCTTCCGCCTCGCCGTGCGCAAGATGGGCTACCCCGTGCTCATCAAGGCCGCGGCCGGCGGCGGCGGCAAGGGCATGCGCGTGGTGCGCAAGGACGAGGATTTCGAGCCCTTCCTGGAGATGGCCAAGCGCGAGTCCCAGAAGGCCTTCGCCAGCGCGGAGGTCTTCGTCGAGAAATATCTGGCGCGGCCGCGCCATATCGAGTTCCAGATCCTGGCCGACCACCATGGCAGCGTGGTCCATCTCAACGAGCGCGAGTGCTCCATCCAGCGCCGCCACCAGAAGATCGTCGAGGAGACCCCGTCTCCCCTGATGACGCCGGAGCTCCGGGACAAGATGGGCAGGACCGCCGAGCGCTTGGCCGCGGTCGTGGGCTACGTCAACGCGGGGACCGTGGAGTTCATCGTCGATGAAGGCGGGGACTATTTCCTCCTGGAGATGAACACCCGCCTGCAGGTGGAGCATCCGGTCACGGAGCTGGTCCTGGGCCTGGACCTGGTCGCCGAGCAGATCCGCATCGCCGAGGGCCGGCCCTTGCGCTGGAAGCGGGCGCCCGAGGCCCGCGGCCACGCCTTGGAGTGCCGGCTCTACGCCGAGGACCCGGCCAACGGATTCTTGCCCAGCCCGGGGCGCATCGCCTGGCTGCGCGAGCCTGCCGGCCCGGGCGTGCGCAACGATTGCGGGGTGCGCTCCGGCTCGGAGGTGTCCTCTTTCTACGACCCCATGATCTCCAAGCTCATCGTCTGGGGGGAGGACCGGCCCGCCGCCATCGCGCGCATGCGCCGGGCCCTGCGCGACTACGCCATCCTGGGCCTGACCACCAACAGGGACTATCTCCTGGACATCATAGAGCAAGAAGCCTTCGCCAAGGGCGAGCTGCACACGGGCTTCGTGGAGCAGCATCTGCACGCCTGGCAGCCCCGCCAGACCTCCTTGGACGCGGCCCTGATCGCCGCGGCCGTCCTGCCCGGTGCGCGGGCCAACGCGGGGTCGGCTGAAGGCACCGCCGCGCCAAGACACGACCCGTGGCTGACCGCGGGGGACTGGGGGCGCTGA